A window of the Campylobacteraceae bacterium genome harbors these coding sequences:
- a CDS encoding phage major tail tube protein: MANIVKLPQKVVDASVFIEGLGFVGRTDMEKIKLPDIELIQETIKAGGFEVDINTGVFKKMEFEVGIKEVNSVIYESYSKALSNGGGMNISIKASLIQEGNKVSVVIDFRAIPTISNGLDEITLKGTTSLFKYVVGGKELCLLDSKYMIGKIMGVDYLEALRSHIM; encoded by the coding sequence ATGGCAAATATTGTTAAGTTACCACAAAAAGTAGTAGATGCATCTGTTTTTATTGAGGGATTAGGTTTTGTAGGAAGAACAGATATGGAAAAAATCAAACTTCCAGATATTGAATTAATCCAAGAAACAATAAAAGCAGGTGGTTTTGAAGTAGATATTAATACAGGTGTCTTTAAAAAGATGGAATTTGAAGTGGGGATAAAAGAAGTTAATTCAGTTATTTACGAATCATACTCAAAGGCTTTGAGTAATGGTGGTGGCATGAATATTTCTATTAAAGCATCTTTGATTCAAGAAGGAAACAAAGTATCAGTAGTGATTGATTTTAGAGCAATACCAACCATTAGTAATGGCTTAGATGAAATCACATTAAAAGGTACTACAAGTTTGTTTAAATATGTAGTAGGTGGCAAAGAATTATGTTTACTAGACAGTAAATATATGATTGGAAAAATAATGGGTGTTGATTACCTAGAGGCTCTTAGAAGCCACATAATGTAA
- a CDS encoding transglycosylase SLT domain-containing protein, producing MWKAQLYQESRFKLMALSPVGAKGLAQFMPKTWIQISRELKYNKIIIPYSSYHAINAGAYYMRKQRNQWNWKRPQEDKHNLALASYNAGLGNILKAQKLCNNALLYEDIIKCLPKITGHYSNETITYVKRIKKWYQLF from the coding sequence ATGTGGAAAGCACAACTTTATCAAGAAAGTAGATTTAAACTAATGGCCCTTAGTCCTGTAGGAGCAAAGGGTCTGGCTCAATTTATGCCAAAGACCTGGATACAAATATCAAGAGAGTTGAAATATAACAAAATCATAATTCCTTATAGCTCATATCATGCAATAAATGCAGGGGCATATTACATGAGAAAACAAAGGAATCAATGGAACTGGAAAAGGCCCCAGGAAGACAAACATAATTTAGCACTTGCAAGTTATAACGCAGGTTTAGGAAATATTTTAAAGGCTCAAAAGCTTTGTAATAATGCCTTATTATATGAAGATATTATTAAATGCTTACCAAAGATAACCGGACATTATTCAAATGAAACAATAACGTATGTAAAAAGGATCAAGAAATGGTACCAACTCTTTTAG
- a CDS encoding phage tail protein, producing MLAMIGDFEFKVDGTSFDEFKNKITYGFVEHENIGSFNTYQSIGKHEQADELKGVLFCKSQKQLKNFENMAAKKEVQIMAFSNGDAYNILIFTIEKTKSNFTRDGQYLKQDYLIQLKRVGEQ from the coding sequence ATGTTAGCAATGATTGGAGATTTTGAATTTAAAGTTGATGGTACTTCTTTTGATGAATTTAAAAATAAAATTACCTATGGTTTTGTAGAGCATGAAAATATAGGAAGTTTTAACACTTATCAATCCATTGGGAAACATGAACAAGCAGATGAACTCAAAGGTGTTTTATTTTGTAAAAGTCAAAAACAATTAAAAAACTTTGAAAATATGGCAGCTAAAAAAGAAGTTCAGATAATGGCTTTTTCAAATGGTGATGCATACAATATATTGATTTTTACAATTGAAAAAACAAAGAGTAACTTTACACGTGATGGACAGTATTTAAAACAAGACTATTTAATTCAATTGAAAAGAGTAGGTGAACAATGA
- a CDS encoding SIR2 family protein — protein sequence MNEKDLTISFFQGTDNLIQDNELGLKQIKQKIADLSNIKNINFLFGAGVSSGSIPTMKEMVRKIENNLENEMLVLFQELKSNNDENLEKMLGVLYSRRAAILGVGKDITFTNSLIEVIENQIFKEINIDVESKKNNFELYKSFYQKVTFRNKDLSRVNIFTTNNDLFNERSLDNLNINYNNGFGGGLKRFFNPARFGYTYSRKIESSIEKFESLDNMIYLYKLHGSINWIEKEENSLFNIQEINIANTDSRPKDGVLIYPNPLKQNISLGAPYSDLIRELQKKLLLPHSVLFIVGYSFSDEHLNNIIYQALSSNSSISIVIFGDYSDKSICKIDDKRIYKIFGKIGKDTIHYFEYIVNHLIPNLNEDKEKNVLKDFIDKLSEVESSKIKES from the coding sequence ATGAACGAAAAAGATTTAACAATAAGTTTTTTCCAAGGAACTGATAATTTAATCCAAGATAATGAATTAGGATTAAAACAAATAAAACAAAAAATAGCTGATTTATCTAATATAAAAAATATAAACTTTTTATTTGGTGCTGGTGTAAGTTCAGGTTCTATTCCTACAATGAAAGAAATGGTAAGAAAGATTGAAAATAATTTAGAAAATGAAATGCTAGTACTTTTTCAAGAATTGAAATCTAATAATGATGAAAACTTAGAAAAAATGCTAGGTGTATTATACTCTAGAAGAGCAGCGATATTAGGTGTGGGGAAAGATATTACTTTTACTAATTCATTAATTGAAGTTATTGAGAATCAAATATTTAAAGAAATAAATATTGATGTTGAATCAAAAAAAAATAATTTCGAATTGTATAAAAGCTTTTATCAAAAAGTAACATTTAGAAATAAAGATTTAAGTAGAGTTAATATTTTTACTACCAATAACGATTTATTTAATGAAAGGTCATTAGATAATCTTAATATAAATTACAATAATGGTTTTGGTGGAGGATTAAAACGTTTTTTTAATCCTGCGAGGTTTGGATACACATATTCAAGAAAAATTGAATCAAGTATTGAAAAATTTGAATCATTAGATAACATGATTTATTTATATAAACTTCATGGCTCAATTAATTGGATTGAAAAAGAAGAAAATTCTCTTTTTAATATACAAGAAATAAATATTGCGAATACAGATAGTCGTCCTAAAGATGGTGTCTTAATATATCCAAATCCTTTAAAACAGAACATAAGTCTTGGTGCACCATATTCTGATTTAATAAGAGAACTTCAAAAAAAATTATTACTTCCTCATAGCGTTCTATTCATAGTTGGATATAGCTTTAGCGATGAACATTTAAATAATATTATTTATCAAGCATTATCTTCAAATTCATCTATTTCGATTGTAATTTTTGGTGATTATTCTGATAAATCAATTTGTAAAATAGATGATAAAAGAATATATAAAATCTTTGGAAAAATTGGGAAAGATACAATTCATTACTTTGAATATATTGTAAATCACTTAATTCCAAATTTAAATGAAGATAAAGAAAAAAATGTTCTAAAAGACTTTATTGATAAATTATCAGAAGTAGAATCTTCTAAAATTAAAGAATCATAA
- a CDS encoding histidine phosphatase family protein: protein MKNKRNIFSLIAVFALSVFFVSCSEKQSTSVMTQTTSGTIYFVRHAQKEKGGDDPSLTMEGNKRAQELAVYLKDLGIEAVYATQSLRANNTAQPMAASINTEVLIYDKKNTQALMEVLLKRGGNHLVVGHWDTANNAYKYFGEDASYDTQKANDSNNILKLSYKENKVVEAVLLPY, encoded by the coding sequence ATGAAAAATAAAAGAAATATATTTTCACTTATTGCTGTATTTGCTTTAAGTGTATTCTTTGTAAGTTGTTCAGAAAAACAAAGCACATCTGTGATGACACAAACAACATCTGGAACAATTTATTTTGTACGACATGCACAAAAAGAAAAAGGGGGAGATGACCCAAGCTTAACTATGGAAGGGAATAAAAGAGCGCAAGAACTTGCTGTATATTTAAAAGACTTAGGAATAGAAGCAGTATATGCTACACAATCTTTAAGAGCAAATAATACTGCACAACCTATGGCAGCTAGTATTAATACAGAAGTATTAATATATGATAAAAAGAATACGCAAGCGTTGATGGAAGTTTTATTAAAAAGAGGTGGAAATCATCTTGTTGTTGGACATTGGGATACGGCTAATAATGCCTATAAGTATTTTGGAGAAGATGCTTCGTATGATACGCAAAAAGCAAATGACAGCAATAATATTTTGAAACTTTCTTATAAAGAAAATAAGGTTGTTGAAGCCGTTTTGCTTCCGTATTAA
- a CDS encoding tail protein X: MKKVIATQNERLDEIVYREYKRLQDVFEKVLDANKHLTGKVTLDLGDIVYLPVITLVKTQAKDDELW; the protein is encoded by the coding sequence ATGAAAAAAGTTATCGCAACTCAAAATGAAAGATTAGATGAAATTGTATATCGTGAATATAAGAGATTACAAGACGTGTTCGAAAAGGTGCTAGATGCAAATAAACATCTTACTGGAAAAGTAACTTTAGACTTGGGAGATATTGTATATCTTCCTGTTATTACATTAGTAAAAACGCAAGCAAAAGATGATGAACTATGGTAA
- a CDS encoding GHKL domain-containing protein: MVFFDKKSSKTTVLKQTYKILLVDDEKDIHSLSKLVLNNFTYKNKNLEILNAYSGKEAKKTLEENNDIVLILLDVVMETDDAGLLVVKYLREELKNDFTQVILRTGVAGKLTQMDVLHNYGINDYKEKTNFNALSLHTSVLTAIRSYENLKALDEKNEKISKLNLRLENLLSNFDENVLSCQINEEKEVFAVSQCFCILAALDAKELKKDIFQILKKKDEEEAFLKKIKTKNKDKNTFIFEQKNIRKDASVFYIKWKISAKFDDKDVFLYYLCLCEDITNKKEVQVANDEIHRKNIILSQQSKKSAMGEMIGNIAHQWRQPLNNVSLLIHYLRDNCINLNHKEIEDNVEKCKEQLTYMSKTIDDFSDFLRPTKMKGTFCFKDVFEKVFNITSFKYDKKDITVIKNIDDIRVNSYENELVQALINLLNNAIDALREIKGKRLIFVDVIKKEDEIIITIKDNAKGIKKEVINRVFEPYFTTKGDKDGIGIGLYMTQEVIENKLQGHISVKNQRYTYEDKNYTGALFTITLPLS, from the coding sequence ATGGTTTTTTTTGATAAAAAATCCTCTAAAACTACAGTATTAAAACAAACATATAAAATTTTATTGGTTGATGATGAAAAAGACATTCATTCCTTAAGTAAACTTGTATTGAATAATTTCACCTATAAAAATAAAAATTTAGAAATTCTTAATGCCTATTCAGGAAAAGAAGCTAAAAAAACATTAGAAGAGAATAACGATATCGTGCTTATTTTATTAGATGTAGTGATGGAAACGGATGATGCTGGTTTATTGGTTGTTAAGTATTTAAGAGAAGAGCTTAAAAATGATTTTACACAAGTTATTTTACGTACAGGCGTTGCTGGTAAATTAACTCAAATGGATGTACTTCATAATTATGGCATTAATGATTATAAAGAAAAAACAAACTTTAATGCACTTAGTTTGCATACCTCTGTTTTAACGGCAATTAGATCGTATGAAAACTTAAAAGCTTTAGATGAAAAAAACGAAAAAATATCAAAATTAAATTTACGCTTAGAGAATCTTTTATCAAATTTTGATGAAAATGTACTTTCTTGTCAAATAAATGAAGAAAAAGAAGTTTTTGCGGTAAGTCAATGTTTCTGTATTTTGGCTGCTTTGGATGCAAAAGAATTAAAAAAAGATATTTTTCAAATTCTAAAAAAGAAAGATGAAGAAGAAGCTTTTTTAAAAAAAATCAAAACGAAAAATAAAGATAAAAATACTTTTATTTTTGAGCAAAAAAACATAAGAAAAGATGCCAGTGTTTTTTATATAAAATGGAAAATAAGTGCAAAATTTGATGATAAAGATGTGTTTTTATATTATCTTTGTCTTTGTGAAGATATTACAAATAAAAAAGAAGTGCAAGTAGCCAATGATGAAATTCATAGAAAAAACATTATCTTATCCCAACAATCAAAAAAATCAGCCATGGGTGAAATGATTGGGAATATTGCCCATCAATGGAGACAGCCTTTAAATAACGTATCTTTATTGATTCATTATTTAAGAGACAACTGCATTAACTTAAATCATAAAGAAATAGAAGATAATGTAGAAAAATGTAAAGAACAGCTTACGTATATGTCAAAAACCATTGATGATTTTAGTGATTTTTTAAGACCCACAAAAATGAAAGGTACTTTTTGTTTTAAAGATGTTTTTGAGAAAGTATTTAATATTACTTCTTTTAAATACGATAAAAAAGATATCACAGTGATTAAAAATATTGATGATATTAGAGTAAATTCGTATGAAAATGAGCTGGTACAAGCTTTGATTAATTTGTTAAACAATGCTATTGATGCTTTGCGCGAAATAAAAGGAAAAAGATTAATTTTTGTAGATGTTATAAAAAAAGAAGATGAAATCATAATTACGATTAAAGACAATGCAAAAGGAATTAAAAAAGAAGTAATAAACAGAGTATTTGAACCCTATTTTACAACAAAAGGTGATAAAGACGGCATTGGAATTGGTTTGTATATGACACAAGAAGTTATTGAAAATAAATTGCAAGGACATATCAGCGTTAAGAATCAACGTTATACCTATGAGGATAAAAACTACACAGGAGCTTTGTTTACTATTACCCTTCCTCTTTCCTAA
- a CDS encoding phage holin family protein, whose translation MFESKALFANLMYFPFMGLLVYLELDKESIKILCYLLVIDYVIGIIKSIRFNFFDYQRMISGIVAKSLILLVPITLAFMFKGIKLFDLFGGYVNTVISLLIIAETISILINIASIKTGENIDKPDFINIIVFKLRVFLEKLFIIFK comes from the coding sequence ATGTTTGAAAGCAAAGCGTTATTTGCTAATTTAATGTATTTCCCTTTTATGGGATTACTTGTTTACTTAGAATTAGACAAAGAATCAATAAAAATTTTGTGTTATTTACTAGTCATAGATTATGTCATTGGAATAATAAAATCAATCCGGTTTAATTTTTTTGATTACCAACGAATGATAAGTGGAATTGTTGCTAAATCATTAATATTACTTGTTCCCATAACACTTGCTTTTATGTTCAAAGGGATTAAGTTATTTGACCTTTTTGGAGGATATGTTAATACAGTAATTAGTTTATTAATCATTGCAGAAACAATAAGTATTTTAATAAATATTGCAAGTATTAAAACAGGTGAGAACATAGATAAACCAGACTTTATCAATATTATAGTTTTTAAACTTAGAGTTTTTTTAGAAAAGCTTTTTATTATATTTAAATAG
- a CDS encoding GAF domain-containing sensor histidine kinase, translated as MKDTVKEPPVIDEDIRKKWQKFTNLLVSLFDVPSALIMQISKNKLNVFIKSQNKENPYINGREEGIQNPNLFCRQVILSKKYLYVKNALKDKKWKESPDTNLNMINYLGHPIFDRNGEVFGTICVLSSEEREYSQAQLSLLEEFSNTLEDDLHCKYKEDKLLELEKMASLGKRVAGITHEINTPLGISVTGISHFLELNQNLNEKFLKEEMSEEDFVCFMNTSQELGKLIFSNLKKANVLLKSFKQISLDQSNEEKRDFKLKKYLEEIVLSLSSEIKKKKIEVEINCESKLHMYANAGLFSQIITNLIINSINHGFKNKKDGKITINCSKEEDKVLLSYFDNGAGIKKEHLGRIFDTFFSTNKKEGGSGLGLSITKNIIVKDFAGSISCTSSENKKTEFKIELNEIR; from the coding sequence ATGAAAGATACTGTAAAAGAACCCCCCGTTATTGACGAAGATATACGTAAAAAATGGCAGAAATTCACCAACTTACTGGTTTCTTTATTTGACGTGCCAAGTGCTTTGATTATGCAAATAAGCAAAAATAAACTTAATGTTTTTATAAAAAGCCAAAACAAAGAGAACCCTTATATTAATGGAAGAGAAGAAGGTATACAAAACCCTAACTTATTTTGTAGGCAAGTAATATTAAGCAAAAAATACCTTTATGTTAAAAATGCTTTAAAAGATAAAAAATGGAAAGAAAGCCCTGATACCAATCTAAATATGATTAATTATTTGGGCCATCCAATTTTTGATAGAAATGGCGAAGTTTTTGGCACTATTTGTGTACTAAGCTCTGAAGAAAGAGAATACAGCCAAGCTCAGCTCTCTTTATTAGAAGAATTTTCAAATACCCTTGAAGATGATTTACACTGCAAATACAAAGAAGATAAATTATTAGAATTAGAAAAAATGGCTTCTTTAGGAAAAAGAGTAGCTGGAATAACCCACGAGATTAACACACCTTTAGGAATTAGCGTCACAGGTATTAGTCATTTTTTAGAGCTCAATCAAAATTTAAATGAGAAGTTTTTAAAAGAAGAAATGAGTGAAGAAGACTTTGTATGTTTTATGAATACAAGCCAAGAACTGGGAAAACTTATCTTTTCTAATTTAAAAAAAGCAAATGTTTTATTGAAAAGTTTTAAACAAATTTCTTTGGATCAAAGCAATGAAGAAAAAAGAGACTTTAAATTAAAAAAGTATTTAGAAGAAATAGTATTAAGCCTGTCAAGTGAAATCAAAAAAAAGAAAATAGAAGTAGAAATAAACTGCGAGAGTAAATTACACATGTATGCAAATGCGGGTTTGTTTTCTCAGATTATTACCAACCTAATTATAAATTCTATTAATCATGGATTCAAAAATAAAAAAGATGGCAAAATAACTATAAACTGCTCTAAAGAAGAAGATAAAGTTTTGCTTTCTTATTTTGACAATGGAGCAGGCATTAAAAAAGAACACCTAGGAAGAATTTTTGATACTTTTTTTAGCACCAATAAAAAAGAAGGTGGTTCTGGGTTAGGCCTTAGTATTACTAAAAATATCATTGTAAAGGATTTTGCAGGTTCAATTTCCTGTACAAGTTCTGAAAATAAAAAAACAGAGTTTAAAATAGAGTTAAATGAGATACGATAG
- a CDS encoding phage tail protein, whose protein sequence is MDLNYGINGSISADAARPITINSSTPIGIVATVNQGSTGLMKFNNATEGLAYIVTNSITEGTLYAALKGIELQGVNCPLVVQLSTKAATEAEDITNVLAGIDELRYADAETGIDLKNGLMIAPVHSADLSVGAKLDALSTKLWTTGLTDDFSADEAGFKAYMGNFGSRYLLHCTGYYNADGILIPNSAIMAGLIALWDSKTPFGWAKSHSNRIAKGVSGSPRRIEYLDGSDCEARRLRQDGGCMIVKDIGWRTYGFETRDIDPIWQSLARVRTFHRMLAAILKATKWARDREADELLSVRKSIDEFLNELIGNGVGIGFEVYFDELKNTKATVTAGKFYLTIKFQDMPSISELNIELIYSDAWSEVLINYINGEAA, encoded by the coding sequence ATGGATTTAAATTACGGAATCAATGGAAGTATTTCTGCGGATGCAGCAAGACCAATAACAATTAATTCTTCAACACCAATAGGAATAGTTGCTACTGTTAATCAAGGCTCAACTGGGCTTATGAAGTTTAATAATGCAACAGAAGGTTTAGCTTATATAGTTACTAATTCTATCACAGAAGGAACACTTTATGCTGCATTAAAAGGTATTGAATTACAAGGGGTAAATTGTCCTCTTGTTGTACAGTTATCAACTAAAGCAGCTACTGAAGCTGAAGATATTACAAATGTTTTAGCAGGTATTGATGAACTTAGATATGCAGATGCAGAAACAGGAATTGATTTAAAAAATGGATTAATGATTGCACCTGTTCATAGTGCAGATTTAAGTGTAGGTGCTAAATTAGATGCATTATCTACAAAGCTTTGGACTACTGGTTTAACAGATGATTTTAGTGCAGATGAAGCAGGCTTCAAAGCTTACATGGGGAACTTTGGAAGTAGATACTTATTGCATTGTACAGGTTATTATAATGCAGATGGCATCTTAATTCCAAACAGTGCAATTATGGCAGGACTTATTGCTTTATGGGATTCTAAAACTCCTTTTGGATGGGCTAAAAGTCATTCAAATAGAATTGCAAAAGGAGTATCTGGAAGCCCTCGAAGAATTGAGTATTTAGATGGATCTGATTGTGAAGCAAGAAGACTTAGACAAGATGGTGGATGTATGATTGTTAAAGATATTGGGTGGAGAACTTATGGTTTTGAAACAAGAGATATTGATCCAATTTGGCAATCACTTGCACGAGTAAGAACTTTCCATAGAATGTTAGCTGCTATTTTAAAAGCTACAAAATGGGCAAGAGATAGAGAAGCAGATGAACTCTTATCTGTAAGAAAATCAATTGATGAATTTTTAAATGAATTAATTGGAAATGGTGTGGGTATTGGTTTTGAAGTGTATTTTGATGAACTTAAAAACACAAAAGCAACTGTTACTGCAGGTAAATTTTATTTAACAATTAAATTTCAAGATATGCCAAGTATTAGTGAATTAAATATTGAACTTATTTATTCAGATGCATGGAGTGAAGTTTTAATCAATTACATTAATGGGGAGGCAGCGTAA
- a CDS encoding GNAT family N-acetyltransferase, translating into MNIEIKEFNELSTLELYEILQVREEVFIVEQNCIYKDLDNKDLTALHLILKEDLEIIAYLRILKTKVDSSEISFGRVLVTQKGRGKGYAKLIVNNAIQYIKKTYKNKTITIDAQCYLKKFYQGFGFVESSDEFLEDGIPHICMRKTI; encoded by the coding sequence ATGAACATTGAAATTAAAGAATTTAATGAATTATCAACGCTTGAATTATATGAAATTTTACAAGTAAGAGAAGAAGTGTTTATTGTGGAACAAAATTGTATTTACAAGGATTTAGACAATAAAGATTTAACTGCACTTCATCTAATCCTAAAAGAAGATTTAGAAATAATTGCATATTTAAGAATATTAAAAACAAAAGTAGACAGTAGCGAAATATCTTTTGGAAGAGTTTTAGTCACGCAAAAAGGCAGAGGAAAAGGGTATGCAAAATTAATTGTCAACAATGCAATACAGTATATAAAAAAAACGTATAAAAACAAAACAATAACTATTGACGCACAATGTTATCTTAAAAAGTTTTATCAAGGTTTTGGTTTTGTAGAAAGTTCAGATGAATTTCTTGAAGATGGTATTCCTCATATCTGTATGAGAAAAACCATATAA
- a CDS encoding phage tail tape measure protein gives MKTLGLSIALGAVFTGANVMGGVIKSTDLLKRKVLGLKSQRLELGKKFGFASKEAKKLNKDILRISKNAKRLDRIFAMQKGIKSYRKNFKDGFMDKVALGAIVFAPLKVAIDFESAMADVKKVVNFDSNAELKIFQKEITSLSKKIPLSAKGLAQIVASGGQLGIAKNKLIEFTTTTAKMSTAFDMMPEEAGESVAKLMNVFGLGLKEVKSLGDAINHLSDNTASKAKDIVNVLARVGGSAKVFGFSAKQTSSLAGALLSLGKPAEVTATAMNALFLKLGTADRQGAKFKKALADMGLDTQTLKDNIKENGEGAIVDFLQRINEIDSDEKMGVLSDLFGAEYSDDIALLSGGIDNYTKSIKLLGKEQNYTGSMQKEFEARSATTANNLKLLGNTISAIAINFGSVLLPAINSALVPLRAFSSWVGNVIAEYPTLTKYFGGFVAGAIGLTLALSGIGFVGSFVVGGILSIAKAATFMNLVFAANPIGLVIVGVMALIGLGMVLYDKFEPFKNLIDGILNSVGSVMSSIGSWFGLGDDKEITATKKMQIQPMKTATLKTPKVNTNTGDRDISIQTMNIIKPSSTADIELGVKRGLKRTSSLSDGEL, from the coding sequence TTGAAAACATTAGGATTAAGTATAGCCCTTGGCGCAGTATTTACTGGTGCTAATGTAATGGGCGGTGTAATTAAATCTACGGATCTTTTAAAACGTAAAGTTTTAGGTTTAAAAAGTCAAAGATTGGAGCTTGGTAAAAAGTTTGGTTTCGCTTCAAAAGAAGCTAAAAAACTAAACAAAGATATTCTTAGAATATCAAAAAATGCAAAACGTCTTGATAGAATCTTTGCAATGCAAAAAGGCATTAAAAGTTATAGAAAAAATTTCAAAGATGGTTTTATGGACAAAGTAGCTCTTGGTGCTATTGTTTTTGCTCCATTAAAAGTAGCAATAGATTTTGAAAGTGCTATGGCTGATGTTAAAAAAGTAGTTAACTTTGACAGCAATGCAGAGCTAAAAATCTTCCAAAAAGAAATCACATCCTTATCAAAGAAAATTCCTTTAAGTGCAAAAGGTTTGGCCCAAATTGTAGCAAGTGGTGGACAGTTAGGAATAGCTAAAAATAAACTTATTGAGTTTACAACTACTACAGCAAAAATGAGTACAGCCTTTGACATGATGCCTGAAGAAGCAGGAGAGAGTGTTGCTAAATTAATGAATGTATTTGGTTTAGGACTTAAAGAAGTTAAGAGTTTAGGTGATGCAATAAATCATTTAAGTGATAATACTGCATCTAAAGCAAAAGATATTGTTAATGTCTTAGCCAGAGTTGGAGGAAGTGCAAAAGTATTTGGATTTTCTGCCAAACAAACTTCTTCATTAGCAGGTGCTTTATTGTCTTTAGGAAAACCTGCTGAAGTAACTGCAACAGCTATGAACGCATTATTCTTAAAACTTGGAACTGCTGATAGACAAGGTGCTAAATTTAAAAAAGCATTAGCAGATATGGGCCTTGATACTCAAACATTAAAAGACAATATCAAAGAAAATGGAGAAGGAGCAATTGTTGACTTCTTGCAAAGAATCAACGAAATTGATTCTGATGAAAAGATGGGAGTATTAAGTGATCTATTTGGTGCTGAATACTCTGATGATATTGCTTTATTAAGTGGTGGAATTGATAACTATACAAAATCAATTAAGCTTTTAGGAAAAGAGCAAAATTACACTGGAAGTATGCAGAAAGAATTTGAAGCAAGAAGTGCAACAACTGCTAATAATTTAAAACTTTTAGGCAATACCATTAGTGCAATTGCTATTAACTTTGGAAGTGTTTTACTTCCTGCAATAAATTCTGCTTTAGTACCTCTGCGTGCTTTCTCTTCTTGGGTTGGAAATGTAATTGCTGAATATCCAACTCTTACCAAATATTTTGGTGGTTTTGTGGCAGGGGCAATTGGCTTGACTTTGGCTTTAAGTGGAATAGGCTTTGTTGGAAGTTTTGTAGTAGGAGGAATATTAAGTATTGCAAAGGCTGCAACTTTTATGAATCTTGTGTTTGCTGCTAATCCAATAGGATTAGTGATAGTTGGTGTTATGGCTTTAATTGGTTTAGGAATGGTTTTATATGATAAGTTTGAACCCTTTAAAAACCTAATTGATGGCATTTTAAATTCTGTAGGTAGTGTTATGAGCAGTATTGGTTCTTGGTTTGGACTTGGCGATGACAAAGAGATTACTGCTACAAAAAAGATGCAAATACAGCCAATGAAAACTGCAACACTAAAAACACCAAAAGTAAATACAAATACAGGAGATCGAGATATAAGCATACAAACTATGAATATTATAAAGCCAAGCTCTACAGCTGATATAGAACTTGGAGTTAAAAGAGGACTGAAACGAACCTCTTCTTTAAGTGATGGAGAACTCTAA
- a CDS encoding MarR family transcriptional regulator yields MKEVLREIGMIARCLSTISDIEFKDINLAKSQYLYLVRVYENPGIIQEKLAFLLKVDRTTTSKAIKKLIEMGYIKKTKSEENKKEFKLFCTKKTEEIYSFLKKEEEYTSSMSLKELSQKDKNHLLSMLSLMRKNIEEEWLELKKGKRRNY; encoded by the coding sequence GTGAAAGAAGTTTTAAGAGAAATTGGAATGATTGCAAGATGTTTATCCACCATTAGCGATATTGAATTTAAAGATATAAATCTTGCAAAAAGTCAATATTTATATTTAGTTAGAGTTTATGAGAACCCAGGAATCATTCAAGAAAAACTTGCTTTTTTATTAAAAGTTGATAGAACCACTACTTCAAAAGCAATTAAAAAATTGATTGAAATGGGTTATATTAAAAAAACTAAAAGCGAAGAAAATAAAAAAGAATTTAAACTTTTTTGTACTAAAAAAACGGAAGAAATTTATTCTTTTTTAAAAAAAGAAGAAGAATATACCAGTTCTATGTCTTTAAAAGAATTAAGTCAAAAAGACAAAAATCATTTATTATCCATGTTATCTTTAATGAGAAAAAATATAGAAGAAGAATGGCTCGAATTAAAAAAAGGAAAGAGGAGAAATTATTAA
- a CDS encoding phage tail assembly protein, with protein sequence MSIKINLPGAKKDVEMREPKVKDMRAVSTEENQEEKEIKLISNLTGMSIVEIDDLSLKDYALLAKGLSGFL encoded by the coding sequence ATGTCAATAAAAATTAATTTACCTGGTGCAAAAAAAGATGTAGAAATGAGAGAACCAAAAGTTAAAGATATGAGAGCAGTATCAACAGAAGAGAATCAGGAAGAAAAAGAAATTAAATTAATTAGTAATCTTACTGGAATGTCTATAGTTGAAATTGATGACTTATCTTTAAAAGATTATGCATTATTAGCAAAAGGCTTAAGTGGTTTTTTGTAA